The Agromyces hippuratus genome has a window encoding:
- a CDS encoding phosphoglycerate kinase yields MTLRTIDSLGPLAGKRVVVRCDLNVPLRDGVITDDGRVRASVPTLAALVAQGARVIVVSHLGRPDGAPDPQYSLAPVATRLGELLDAPVAFATDTVGTDAAAKVAALADGEVLVLENLRFNAGETSKNEAERTAFAGELAEFADAVVSDGFGVVHRKQASVYELEQLRPSAAGLLIAAELDVLDRLTENPERPYTVVLGGSKVSDKLGVIAHLLPRVDALLIGGGMLFTFLAAQGHKVGSSLLEADQIETVKGYLAEAAERGVDIVLPTDVVVAASFSAEAEHVVAPADAIEQTPFGASGLGLDIGPDTASEFANRIRGSKTVFWNGPMGVFELAPFAAGTRVVAAALTQVDGLSVVGGGDSAAAVRQLGFEDAQFGHISTGGGASLEFLEGKKLPGLEVLGWQ; encoded by the coding sequence GTGACCCTGCGAACGATCGATTCCCTCGGTCCGCTCGCCGGCAAGCGCGTCGTCGTCCGTTGTGACCTGAACGTCCCCCTCCGGGACGGGGTCATCACGGACGACGGCCGCGTGCGGGCATCGGTCCCCACCCTGGCGGCCCTCGTCGCCCAGGGCGCCCGCGTGATCGTGGTCTCCCACCTCGGTCGCCCCGATGGCGCACCCGACCCTCAATACAGCCTCGCGCCCGTCGCGACGCGCCTCGGTGAACTGCTCGACGCGCCGGTCGCCTTCGCGACCGACACGGTCGGCACGGATGCCGCGGCGAAGGTCGCGGCTCTCGCCGACGGCGAGGTGCTCGTGCTCGAGAACCTGCGCTTCAACGCAGGGGAGACCTCGAAGAACGAGGCCGAGCGCACCGCGTTCGCCGGAGAGCTCGCCGAGTTCGCCGACGCGGTCGTCTCCGACGGCTTCGGCGTCGTGCACCGCAAGCAGGCGAGCGTCTACGAGCTCGAGCAGCTCCGTCCGAGCGCAGCCGGCCTGCTCATCGCCGCGGAGCTCGACGTGCTCGACCGGCTCACCGAGAACCCCGAGCGCCCATACACGGTCGTGCTCGGCGGTTCGAAGGTCTCCGACAAGCTCGGCGTCATCGCGCACCTGCTGCCGCGTGTCGACGCGTTGCTCATCGGCGGCGGCATGCTGTTCACCTTCCTCGCCGCTCAGGGGCACAAGGTCGGATCGAGCCTGCTCGAAGCCGACCAGATCGAGACAGTGAAGGGCTACCTCGCCGAGGCCGCCGAGCGCGGTGTCGACATCGTGCTGCCGACCGATGTGGTCGTGGCCGCCTCGTTCTCTGCTGAGGCCGAGCACGTCGTCGCACCCGCCGACGCGATCGAGCAGACGCCGTTCGGGGCATCCGGTCTGGGGCTCGACATCGGGCCCGACACCGCCTCCGAATTCGCGAACCGCATCCGCGGCTCCAAGACGGTGTTCTGGAACGGCCCGATGGGCGTGTTCGAGCTCGCGCCGTTCGCGGCGGGCACCCGTGTGGTCGCGGCGGCGTTGACCCAGGTCGACGGCCTCAGTGTCGTGGGCGGCGGCGATTCAGCCGCCGCTGTTCGTCAACTCGGCTTCGAAGACGCTCAGTTCGGTCACATCTCGACCGGCGGAGGCGCGAGCCTCGAGTTCCTCGAAGGTAAGAAACTTCCCGGACTGGAGGTCCTCGGATGGCAGTGA
- the whiA gene encoding DNA-binding protein WhiA — translation MALTADVKEELARVEVSKTGVRVAELASILRFAGGLHIISNRIAIEAELDSPTLARRVTRDLGEIYGVRPDVSVISPTGMRRSNQYLVRVLEGGETLARQTGLLDARRRPVRGLPNKLTTGSRDEVAAIWRGAFLAKGSLTDPGRSAALEVTCPGNETAMALVGAAGRLGISAKAREVRGVHRVVIRDGEAISAMLAVMGATETVRNWEELRQRREVRATANRLVNFDDANLRRSAQAAVAACARVERAMELLGEGIPDHLKYAGELRLAHREASLDELGHYADPPMTKDAVAGRIRRLLAMADKKAADLGVPGTEASLPADLDEV, via the coding sequence GTGGCACTGACCGCTGACGTGAAAGAAGAACTGGCGCGCGTCGAGGTGTCGAAGACCGGGGTCAGGGTCGCCGAGCTGGCATCGATCCTGCGGTTCGCCGGCGGCCTGCACATCATCTCGAACCGCATCGCGATCGAGGCCGAGCTGGATTCGCCGACGCTCGCGCGCCGCGTGACGCGCGATCTGGGCGAGATCTACGGCGTGCGGCCCGACGTCTCGGTGATCTCACCGACCGGGATGCGTCGTTCCAACCAGTACCTCGTGCGCGTGCTCGAGGGCGGGGAGACGCTCGCGCGTCAGACCGGGTTGCTCGATGCCCGCCGCCGCCCGGTGCGCGGCCTGCCGAACAAGCTCACCACGGGGTCGCGCGACGAGGTCGCGGCGATCTGGCGCGGGGCGTTCCTCGCGAAGGGCAGCCTGACCGACCCCGGTCGCTCGGCCGCCCTCGAGGTGACGTGCCCGGGCAACGAGACCGCCATGGCCCTCGTGGGAGCCGCCGGCCGCCTCGGCATCTCGGCGAAGGCCCGTGAGGTGCGAGGCGTCCACCGCGTCGTGATCCGCGACGGCGAGGCGATCAGCGCCATGCTCGCGGTCATGGGTGCCACCGAGACCGTACGCAACTGGGAGGAACTGCGGCAGCGCCGCGAGGTGCGCGCCACGGCGAACCGCCTCGTGAACTTCGACGACGCGAACCTCCGTCGTTCGGCGCAGGCCGCCGTCGCCGCATGCGCTCGTGTCGAGCGCGCCATGGAGCTCCTCGGCGAAGGCATCCCCGACCACCTGAAGTACGCCGGCGAGCTCCGCCTCGCCCACCGCGAGGCGAGTCTCGACGAACTCGGCCACTACGCCGACCCGCCCATGACGAAGGACGCGGTCGCCGGTCGCATCCGTCGCCTCCTCGCGATGGCCGACAAGAAGGCCGCCGACCTCGGCGTGCCCGGCACCGAGGCGAGCCTTCCCGCAGATCTCGACGAAGTCTGA
- a CDS encoding RNA polymerase-binding protein RbpA, with protein sequence MASGNSAIRGSRVGAGPMGEQDRGFHADRVAISYWDAHGNETVRYFSATLPEEEIPETIDSPSTGLPAGRDRENPPSVSKLEPYKTHLAYVKERRTDEEAAALLDDALTQLRTRRGQAPKD encoded by the coding sequence ATGGCATCAGGAAACAGCGCCATCCGCGGGTCGCGCGTCGGAGCAGGCCCCATGGGCGAGCAGGATCGTGGCTTCCACGCCGATCGTGTCGCCATCAGCTACTGGGACGCTCACGGCAACGAGACCGTGCGGTACTTCTCGGCGACGCTCCCCGAAGAGGAGATCCCCGAGACCATCGACAGCCCGTCGACCGGTCTTCCGGCCGGCCGCGACCGCGAGAACCCGCCGTCGGTGTCGAAGCTCGAGCCGTACAAGACGCACCTCGCGTACGTGAAGGAACGCCGCACCGACGAAGAGGCTGCTGCGCTGCTCGACGACGCACTCACGCAGCTGCGCACGCGTCGCGGTCAGGCTCCGAAGGACTGA
- the tpiA gene encoding triose-phosphate isomerase, producing the protein MAVKRTPFIAGNWKMNLDHLQAIAFVQKLAWALADAKHDFADAEVAVFPPFTDLRSVQTLVAADSLPIGYGAQDVSAHDSGAYTGEISGAFLKQLDCRYVIIGHSERRTLHAESDAEVNAKVKAAHRHGLVPVVCVGETAEDLEAHGPSAVPVAQLRAALEGVDGSKGLVVAYEPVWAIGSGQAATPAQAEQVAAALRALLVELVGEEVAQSTRVLYGGSVKAANIASFLREPNVDGALVGGASLDIPEFASIVRFKKHVGA; encoded by the coding sequence ATGGCAGTGAAGCGCACCCCGTTCATCGCAGGCAACTGGAAGATGAACCTCGATCACCTGCAGGCGATCGCGTTCGTGCAGAAGCTCGCATGGGCCCTCGCCGACGCGAAGCACGACTTCGCCGACGCGGAGGTCGCTGTCTTCCCGCCGTTCACCGACCTGCGTTCGGTGCAGACGCTCGTGGCGGCCGACTCGCTGCCCATCGGGTACGGCGCGCAGGATGTCTCGGCGCACGACTCCGGTGCCTACACCGGCGAGATCTCCGGCGCATTCCTCAAGCAGCTCGACTGCCGTTACGTGATCATCGGTCACTCCGAGCGGCGCACGCTGCACGCGGAGTCCGACGCCGAGGTCAACGCGAAGGTCAAGGCAGCGCACCGTCACGGCCTCGTGCCGGTCGTCTGCGTCGGCGAGACCGCAGAAGACCTCGAGGCCCACGGACCGAGCGCGGTGCCGGTCGCGCAGCTGCGTGCTGCGCTCGAGGGCGTCGACGGCTCGAAGGGCCTCGTCGTCGCCTACGAGCCCGTCTGGGCGATCGGCTCGGGGCAGGCGGCGACGCCCGCCCAGGCCGAGCAGGTCGCTGCGGCGCTGCGCGCGCTCCTCGTCGAGCTCGTCGGTGAAGAGGTCGCCCAGTCGACCCGCGTGCTGTACGGCGGTTCGGTGAAGGCGGCGAACATCGCCTCGTTCCTTCGCGAACCGAACGTCGACGGGGCCCTCGTCGGCGGCGCGAGCCTCGACATCCCCGAGTTCGCGAGCATCGTGCGGTTCAAGAAGCACGTCGGAGCCTGA
- a CDS encoding glucose-6-phosphate dehydrogenase assembly protein OpcA: MIVDLPDTTTSQVSKALVKIREEGGVVALGRVLTLVIATSPGAEEEAIEAANDASREHPMRVIVVSTEPGTETSAVEPRLDAEIRVGGDAGASEVIVLRACGDAARDEESLIMGLLLPDAPVVTWWPGAAPEVPGRSPLGRIAHRRITDASAQPDPQAALRALAGNYTPGDADFAWTRLTLWRAQLAAVLDQPPYEPVTRVHVSGAVDSPSTTLLAAWLRLQLNAPTEYELAGPEAGYHGIHGVSLERESGAIELIRDVPGIATLRQPGQPRHDLALARRNLRDCLADELRRLDPDELYGEVITRGLELLEARGQGGSE; this comes from the coding sequence ATGATCGTCGATCTGCCCGACACGACGACCAGTCAGGTCTCGAAGGCCCTCGTGAAGATCCGCGAGGAGGGCGGCGTCGTCGCCCTCGGCCGCGTGCTCACGCTGGTGATCGCCACCTCGCCCGGCGCCGAGGAAGAGGCCATCGAGGCCGCGAACGACGCCTCCCGCGAGCACCCGATGCGCGTCATCGTGGTCTCGACCGAGCCCGGCACCGAGACGTCGGCGGTCGAGCCCCGCCTCGACGCCGAGATCCGCGTCGGCGGAGACGCCGGTGCGAGCGAGGTCATCGTGCTCCGCGCCTGCGGCGACGCCGCGCGCGATGAGGAGAGCCTCATCATGGGCCTCCTCCTTCCCGACGCCCCGGTCGTCACCTGGTGGCCCGGCGCGGCACCCGAGGTACCCGGGCGCTCACCGCTCGGGCGCATCGCGCACCGCAGAATCACGGATGCCTCGGCGCAGCCCGACCCGCAGGCGGCGCTGCGCGCACTCGCCGGCAACTACACCCCGGGCGACGCCGACTTCGCGTGGACGCGGCTCACGCTCTGGCGTGCGCAGCTCGCCGCGGTGCTCGACCAGCCGCCGTACGAACCGGTGACCCGGGTGCACGTGAGCGGTGCCGTCGACTCGCCCTCGACCACGCTCCTCGCGGCATGGCTGCGACTGCAGCTGAACGCCCCGACCGAGTACGAGCTCGCCGGGCCCGAGGCCGGCTACCACGGCATCCACGGCGTGAGCCTCGAGCGCGAGAGCGGTGCGATCGAACTGATCCGCGACGTCCCGGGCATCGCGACGCTGCGCCAGCCGGGTCAGCCGCGGCACGACCTCGCGCTGGCGCGTCGCAACCTCCGCGACTGTCTCGCCGACGAGCTGCGCCGCCTCGACCCCGACGAGTTGTACGGTGAGGTCATCACCCGCGGACTCGAGCTCCTCGAGGCCCGCGGCCAAGGAGGCTCTGAATGA
- the pgl gene encoding 6-phosphogluconolactonase, which translates to MTNERRVLVHPDKASLAGSVAARFITKLLDILDTQAVAHIVLTGGSMGGAVLQAVGASPAHTSIDWSRVHFWWGDERWLPAGDAERNDEQARVAFLGGLDLPAENLHPFPASDSGLDLDTAAEVYTAELSAHGVDGLSHPIFDITFLGVGPDGHIASLFPHRSGIQVTDRTVIPVRNSPKPPPERLSLTRPVINASQRVWMVLAGADKASALGLALAGASRDEVPVAGIKGRRRTVFFVDADAASEVPESLIARDY; encoded by the coding sequence ATGACCAACGAACGGCGTGTGCTCGTGCACCCCGACAAGGCGTCCCTCGCAGGTTCAGTCGCAGCACGCTTCATCACGAAGCTCCTCGACATCCTCGACACCCAGGCGGTGGCGCACATCGTGCTCACCGGCGGTTCGATGGGCGGCGCGGTGCTGCAGGCGGTCGGCGCCTCGCCCGCGCACACCTCGATCGACTGGTCGCGCGTGCACTTCTGGTGGGGCGACGAGCGATGGCTGCCCGCCGGCGACGCCGAGCGCAACGACGAGCAGGCCCGGGTCGCATTCCTCGGTGGGCTCGACCTGCCGGCCGAGAACCTGCATCCGTTCCCCGCGTCCGACTCGGGACTCGACCTCGACACGGCGGCCGAGGTCTATACCGCGGAACTCTCGGCGCACGGCGTCGACGGCCTGTCGCATCCGATCTTCGACATCACGTTCCTGGGCGTCGGTCCCGACGGGCACATCGCGTCGCTCTTCCCGCACCGCTCAGGCATCCAGGTGACCGATCGCACGGTCATCCCCGTGCGCAACTCACCGAAGCCCCCGCCCGAGCGGCTCAGCCTCACCCGGCCGGTCATCAACGCGTCGCAGCGCGTGTGGATGGTGCTCGCGGGCGCCGACAAGGCATCGGCTCTCGGTCTCGCCCTGGCCGGCGCCAGCCGCGACGAGGTGCCGGTCGCGGGCATCAAGGGCCGTCGTCGAACGGTGTTCTTCGTCGACGCCGACGCGGCATCCGAAGTGCCCGAATCGCTCATCGCGCGCGACTACTGA
- a CDS encoding superoxide dismutase — protein sequence MADYTLPDLPYDYSALEPAISGTIMELHHSKHHQAYVTGANTALAQLAEARDSGNLANVNKLEKDLAFNLGGHVNHSIFWTNLSPEGGDKPTGDLAAAIDDQFGSFDKFQAHFTATALGVQGSGWAVLAWDSLGERLIIVQFFDQQGNLPAGIVPLLMLDVWEHAYYLDYQNVRADYVTAFWGIANWENVQKRFTAAGEKTSGLLLLS from the coding sequence ATGGCCGACTACACCCTCCCCGACCTGCCCTACGACTACTCGGCGCTCGAGCCGGCGATCAGCGGCACGATCATGGAGCTGCACCACTCGAAGCATCACCAGGCGTACGTGACGGGTGCGAACACCGCGCTCGCCCAGCTCGCGGAGGCCCGCGATTCGGGCAACCTCGCGAACGTCAACAAGCTCGAGAAGGACCTCGCCTTCAACCTCGGCGGCCACGTCAACCACTCGATCTTCTGGACGAACCTCTCGCCCGAAGGCGGCGACAAGCCGACCGGCGACCTCGCCGCGGCGATCGACGACCAGTTCGGCTCGTTCGACAAGTTCCAGGCGCACTTCACCGCGACGGCGCTTGGCGTCCAGGGTTCGGGCTGGGCGGTGCTCGCGTGGGATTCGCTCGGAGAACGCCTGATCATCGTGCAGTTCTTCGACCAGCAGGGCAACCTGCCCGCCGGCATCGTGCCGCTGCTGATGCTCGACGTCTGGGAGCACGCGTACTACCTCGACTACCAGAACGTTCGGGCCGATTACGTCACGGCGTTCTGGGGCATCGCGAACTGGGAGAACGTCCAGAAGCGGTTCACCGCAGCTGGTGAGAAGACCTCAGGGCTGCTGCTACTGTCGTAA
- the secG gene encoding preprotein translocase subunit SecG gives MEILQVVLQVLLGLTSLLLTLLILLHKGRGGGLSDMFGGGVTSSLGASGVAERNLNRITVILGLVWVTCIVVLGLITKFDSGI, from the coding sequence GTGGAGATTCTCCAGGTCGTCCTGCAGGTGCTGCTCGGTCTCACGAGCCTGCTGCTGACGTTGCTCATCCTGCTGCACAAGGGTCGTGGCGGCGGTCTGTCCGACATGTTCGGAGGCGGTGTCACCTCCAGCCTCGGCGCATCCGGTGTCGCCGAGCGAAACCTGAACCGCATCACGGTCATCCTCGGACTCGTCTGGGTGACCTGCATCGTCGTGCTCGGCCTCATCACCAAGTTCGACTCCGGAATCTGA
- the gap gene encoding type I glyceraldehyde-3-phosphate dehydrogenase — MSVKIGINGFGRIGRNYLRAALAQGADLEIVAVNDLTDNKTLAHLLKYDSITGRLDATVDYDENNIIVDGKPIKAFSERDPANLPWGELGVDIVIESTGFFTKAADARKHIEAGAKKVLISAPATDEDATFVMGVNEHEYDPEKHNIISNASCTTNCLAPLAKVFNDAFGIERGLMTTVHAYTADQNLQDGPHKDLRRARAAAINIVPTSTGAAKAIGLVLPELIGKLDGFALRVPVPTGSITDLTVTSSRPVTVDEVKAAYKAAAEGPMKGILKYTEDEIVSSDIVSDPHSSIFDAGLLRVLGDQVKLSSWYDNEWGYSNRLVDLTEYVAERL; from the coding sequence GTGTCTGTAAAGATCGGCATCAACGGCTTCGGCCGTATCGGCCGCAATTACCTCCGTGCCGCCCTCGCGCAGGGCGCCGACCTCGAGATCGTCGCCGTGAACGACCTCACCGACAACAAGACGCTCGCACACCTCCTGAAGTACGACTCCATCACGGGTCGCCTGGACGCGACGGTCGACTACGACGAGAACAACATCATCGTCGACGGCAAGCCCATCAAGGCCTTCTCGGAGCGCGACCCCGCCAACCTGCCCTGGGGCGAGCTCGGCGTCGACATCGTCATCGAGTCGACCGGCTTCTTCACCAAGGCAGCCGACGCCCGCAAGCACATCGAGGCCGGTGCGAAGAAGGTCCTCATCTCGGCTCCCGCGACCGATGAAGACGCGACGTTCGTCATGGGCGTCAACGAGCACGAGTACGACCCCGAGAAGCACAACATCATCTCGAACGCGTCGTGCACGACCAACTGCCTGGCCCCCCTCGCGAAGGTCTTCAACGACGCCTTCGGCATCGAGCGCGGTCTCATGACCACGGTGCACGCCTACACCGCCGACCAGAACCTGCAGGACGGCCCGCACAAGGACCTCCGCCGTGCCCGTGCGGCTGCGATCAACATCGTCCCGACGTCGACCGGCGCGGCCAAGGCCATCGGCCTCGTGCTCCCCGAGCTCATCGGCAAGCTCGACGGCTTCGCGCTGCGAGTTCCGGTGCCCACCGGCTCGATCACCGACCTCACGGTCACCTCGTCGCGCCCCGTGACCGTCGACGAGGTCAAGGCCGCCTACAAGGCCGCTGCAGAAGGCCCCATGAAGGGCATCCTCAAGTACACCGAAGACGAGATCGTCTCGAGCGACATCGTCTCCGACCCGCACTCGTCGATCTTCGACGCCGGTCTGCTCCGCGTCCTGGGCGACCAGGTCAAGCTCTCGAGCTGGTACGACAACGAGTGGGGCTACTCCAACCGCCTCGTCGACCTCACCGAGTACGTCGCCGAACGTCTCTGA